The proteins below are encoded in one region of Telopea speciosissima isolate NSW1024214 ecotype Mountain lineage chromosome 10, Tspe_v1, whole genome shotgun sequence:
- the LOC122642712 gene encoding disease resistance protein L6-like isoform X1, which produces MYTFRFVGGFLILLLVKKLFDKRTASSAKGKNEASSSSSSATQEQDSSSLEFPSSGWGYEVFLSFRGEDTRTNFTDHLYNALLNLGIHTFRDNEKLRIGEKISPALRAAIHQSKIAIPIFSENYASSKWCLHELAEIVACRELRGVRQITVMPTFYHVDPSDVRNQTGSYEKAFRNYEKKFDQETVKGWKKALREVGELKGWDLEKIADGHEGKLIKLIVKEVWNELRKSPLTVSNNLVGINSHVEEMMKLLNIGSIDTQIVGIHGLGGIGKTTIARCVYNTIYHHFEGCSFIANARETFQQRGLVHLQSQLVMNILNIGNPNISSVDQGIDVIRRRLSNKKVLIVLDDVDGNIDLNAIIGNHDWFGFGSRIIITTRDKHILDVHAVDETYEPNEMNSNQSLQLFIKHAFKMDQPSEHYLKLSKEVVKTTGGLPLALEVIGSFLFHRGESAWKDTVKKLTKIPNDEVQKKLRISYDGLNYEEKEMFLDIACFFIGMNKNIVCYIWHGCDFFPEAGIEDLLLKSLVKIDENNELRMHDQLQDLGREIVRQENFKELGERSRLWSHEEALEVLSTQMGTRKVEGLRIVLNSWGNSQCLMSEGFAAMTKLRLLHVDYAKVAGNFVHSFSELRWLSWKRCPIEFTPTNPRKLAVLDLSYSDITESWMGWNHIKVAETLKVLNLSGCNELSQTPDFSANLHLEVLILEDCKQLATIDTSIGHLKKLVILNTKGCQSLTYLPTSICELSSLKTLDISHTRISQLPETLGRLEALTGLHADYSEVRLPNSIGHLRNLKTLSAQYCNIQQGGILDVIGRLSSLELLRLGGNRFHSLPATVSRLSLLQTLSLAPCTELQSLPELPSSLKSLDASSCALKSLPSLSNLTNLEVLCLNNCENLMEIPTAINALTRLESLSLIGCDNLQYIQHLPSGLTSLNADYCGNVREVSAFLDMRNLVKLCLSHCSRLAKIESLEGLDSLQQLNINYCGSLRKLPKLRGSKKLSYLEFGNVGLSEIEGLEGMYSLEKFIIKGCHLLIKIPNLSDSKLVVYIKIQYCRKLSEIESLEGLDSLEELSISSCPSLRKIKLPKKLRVLKINSCEELAEIEGLEDLESLTRFEFGICESIIRLPDLLHLKTLKHLHMRGLRNTMPLEIGCLEGLELLEELKISGGPLLKILPDISTLKNLKHMELKRCDCMESLSDLSNLNKLNQLWIEYCGKLTEIPRVDRLESLEVLRVVSCKSMESLPDLSNLKKLRQLHIKDCEKLTEIQGVGRLESLEELNVRGCISIETLPCLSKLKNLKTLSAVDCKKLTEVQGADELESLEELNVRGCVSIETLPCLSNLKKLKILSVANCKKLTEIQGVDGLESLDLLNIRGCISIETLPCKSKLTNLKILSAVDCKKLTEVQGADELESLEELNVRGCLSIETLPCLSKLKKLKILSVADCKKLTEIQGVDELESLELLNIRGCVSIETLPCLSKLKKLKILSAVGCKKLTEVQGVDKLESLEELNVSGCISIETIPCLSKLKNLKILSAVDCLKS; this is translated from the exons atgtATACGTTTCGGTTTGTTGGGGGATTTCTCATCCTtcttcttgtaaagaaactctTCGACAAAAGAACTGCTTCTTCTGCAAAGGGAAAGAAcgaagcatcatcatcatcatcatctgccACACAAGAGCAGGATTCCTCTTCTTTAGAGTTCCCCTCTTCTGGGTGGGGTTACGAGGTGTTCTTGAGCTTTAGAGGTGAAGACACTCGAACCAACTTCACAGACCACCTCTACAACGCTCTACTCAATCTTGGAATCCACACGTTCAGAGACAATGAAAAACTCCGAATTGGAGAAAAGATAAGTCCGGCACTTCGCGCTGCGATCCACCAGTCCAAAATTGCCATACCCATCTTCTCAGAAAACTATGCTTCCAGCAAATGGTGTCTTCATGAGCTTGCCGAGATCGTGGCGTGCAGGGAACTGAGGGGCGTACGACAAATAACTGTGATGCCCACTTTCTATCATGTAGATCCATCGGATGTTCGAAACCAGACTGGAAGCTATGAGAAGGCTTTTCGAAACTATGAGAAGAAATTCGATCAGGAGACTGTAAAGGGGTGGAAGAAAGCTCTGAGAGAAGTTGGTGAATTGAAAGGATGGGATCTGGAGAAGATTGCTGATGG GCATGAAGGGAAGTTAATAAAGTTAATTGTTAAAGAGGTTTGGAATGAATTGAGAAAGAGCCCCTTGACTGTTTCTAACAACTTGGTTGGAATCAATTCTCATGTAGAAGAAATGATGAAGTTGCTAAACATTGGCTCTATTGATACACAGATTGTGGGTATCCATGGCTTAGGTGGCATTGGTAAGACAACAATTGCCAGGTGTGTTTACAATACAATCTATCATCACTTTGAAGGATGTAGCTTTATAGCAAATGCTCGAGAAACTTTCCAACAAAGGGGACTTGTCCATTTGCAAAGTCAACTTGTCATGAATATCTTGAACATAGGGAATCCAAACATTTCTAGTGTTGATCAAGGAATTGATGTGATAAGGCGAAGATTATCTAATAAGAAAGTTCTTATTGTTCTTGATGATGTAGATGGAAATATTGATTTAAATGCAATAATCGGGAACCatgattggtttggttttggaagTAGGATTATTATTACAACCAGGGACAAGCATATCTTAGATGTTCATGCAGTAGATGAAACCTACGAGCCCAATGAAATGAATTCAAACCAATCTCTTCAACTTTTCATCAAACATGCCTTCAAAATGGACCAACCTTCAGAACATTATTTGAAGCTCTCAAAAGAAGTGGTGAAAACTACTGGAGGACTTCctttggcacttgaggttaTAGGTTCATTTTTATTTCACAGAGGAGAATCAGCATGGAAAGACACGGTGAAGAAGTTGACAAAAATTCCAAATGATGAAGTGCAAAAGAAGTTGAGAATAAGTTATGATGGATTAAATTATGAGGAGAAAGAGATGTTTCTTGATATTGCTTGTTTTTTCATTGGAATGAATAAGAATATTGTGTGTTACATATGGCATGGCTGTGATTTTTTCCCTGAAGCAGGAATTGAGGATCTTCTCCTAAAGTCATTGGTTAAGATCGATGAAAACAATGAGTTAAGGATGCATGATCAACTTCAAGATCTCGGAAGGGAAATTGTTCGTCAAGAAAACTTTAAGGAGCTTGGGGAACGTAGTAGGTTGTGGTCGCATGAGGAGGCATTGGAAGTATTGAGTACTCAAATG GGAACTAGGAAAGTTGAAGGACTCCGTATTGTCTTAAACTCCTGGGGAAATAGCCAATGTTTGATGAGTGAAGGATTTGCTGCAATGACTAAACTAAGGTTACTTCATGTCGATTATGCCAAGGTTGCTGGAAACTTTGTGCATTCTTTTTCAGAACTTAGATGGCTTAGTTGGAAAAGATGCCCTATagaattcacaccaaccaatccaAGGAAATTGGCTGTTCTTGATCTGTCATATAGTGACATCACAGAAAGCTGGATGGGTTGGAACCATATCAAG GTGGCAGAAACTCTAAAAGTTCTAAACCTCAGTGGGTGTAATGAACTATCCCAAACTCCTGACTTTTCAGCAAATCTACATTTGGAGGTATTGATTCTTGAAGACTGTAAACAATTGGCTACAATTGACACATCTATCGGTCATCTTAAGAAGTTAGTCATATTGAACACGAAGGGTTGCCAGAGTCTAACGTATCTCCCAACCAGCATTTGTGAGTTGAGTTCTCTCAAAACACTTGACATTAGTCATACAAGAATCAGCCAGTTGCCAGAAACATTGGGCCGCTTGGAGGCCTTAACAGGGCTTCACGCTGACTATTCTGAAGTACGGCTGCCTAATTCAATAGGTCATCTGAGAAACCTCAAGACCTTAAGTGCTCAATATTGTAATATCCAGCAAGGAGGGATTCTTGATGTTATTGGGAGACTATCCTCATTGGAACTCTTGAGGTTAGGGGGAAACCGATTTCATAGCCTACCAGCAACAGTTTCTAGACTTTCTTTGCTCCAAACACTTTCTTTAGCGCCGTGTACGGAACTTCAATCACTCCCAGAGCTTCCTTCTAGTTTGAAATCTTTAGATGCTTCGAGTTGTGCATTGAAATCACTCCCAAGTCTGTCAAATCTGACAAATTTAGAGGTATTGTGCCTTAATAACTGTGAGAATCTGATGGAGATACCAACTGCAATCAATGCTCTTACAAGGCTGGAGTCACTCAGTTTAATAGGATGCGATAATCTTCAATACATCCAACATCTTCCCTCAGGTCTGACAAGCTTAAATGCTGATTACTGTGGAAATGTGAGAGAAGTATCCGCTTTCTTGGACATGAGAAATTTAGTGAAATTATGTCTTAGTCATTGCTCTAGGCTAGCAAAAATTGAAAGCCTTGAGGGATTAGATTCCCTGCAGCAGTTGAACATAAATTACTGTGGATCATTGAGAAAATTGCCAAAACTTCGGGGTTCGAAAAAATTGAGCTACTTAGAGTTTGGGAATGTAGGCTTATCTGAGATTGAAGGCCTTGAGGGAATGTACTCCCTGGAAAAGTTTATTATCAAGGGGTGccatttattaataaaaattccaaatttGTCAGACTCAAAACTTGTTGTGTACATAAAAATCCAATATTGTCGGAAGTTATCTGAGATTGAGAGCCTTGAGGGATTGGACTCCCTGGAGGAACTGTCTATATCATCTTGCCCATCATTGAGAAAGATAAAACTTCCCAAAAAACTGAGGGTATTAAAAATTAATTCATGTGAGGAGTTAGCTGAGATTGAGGGTCTTGAAGATTTGGAATCTTTGACAAGATTTGAGTTCGGTATCTGTGAATCAATCATAAGATTACCAGACTTATTGCACTTGAAGACGTTGAAGCATTTACATATGCGTGGCCTCAGAAACACAATGCCACTAGAGATTGGTTGCCTTGAGGGATTGGAGTTATTGGAAGAATTAAAAATTAGTGGAGGCCCATTATTGAAAATATTACCGGATATCTCAACCTTGAAGAACCTGAAACATATGGAACTTAAAAGGTGTGATTGCATGGAAAGCTTATCTGATCTATCAAACTTAAACAAGTTAAACCAACTATGGATTGAGTATTGTGGGAAATTAACCGAGATCCCAAGGGTTGACAGATTGGAGTCCTTGGAAGTATTACGAGTGGTTAGTTGCAAATCAATGGAATCATTACCAGATTTGTCCAACTTAAAAAAACTACGGCAATTACACATCAAAGATTGTGAGAAGTTAACTGAGATTCAGGGAGTTGGTAGGTTGGAATCATTAGAAGAGTTGAATGTTCGTGGGTGCATTTCTATTGAAACATTACCATGTCTATCAAagttgaagaacttgaagactCTATCAGCTGTCGACTGCAAGAAGTTAACCGAGGTCCAAGGTGCAGACGAATTGGAATCCTTAGAGGAGTTGAATGTTCGTGGGTGCGTTTCTATTGAAACATTACCATGTCTGTCAAACTTAAAGAAGTTGAAGATTCTATCAGTTGCCAACTGCAAGAAGTTAACCGAGATTCAAGGTGTGGATGGATTGGAATCCTTAGACTTGTTGAATATTCGTGGGTGCATTTCTATTGAAACATTACCTTGTAAATCAAAGTTAACGAATTTGAAGATTCTATCAGCTGTCGACTGCAAGAAGTTAACCGAGGTCCAAG GTGCGGACGAATTGGAATCCTTAGAGGAGTTGAATGTTCGTGGGTGCCTTTCTATTGAAACATTACCATGTTTGTCAAAGTTAAAGAAGTTGAAGATTCTATCAGTTGCTGACTGCAAGAAGTTAACCGAGATCCAAGGTGTGGACGAATTGGAATCCCTAGAGTTGTTGAATATTCGTGGGTGTGTTTCTATTGAAACATTACCATGTCTATCAAAGTTAAAGAAGTTAAAGATTTTATCAGCTGTCGGCTGCAAGAAGTTAACCGAGGTCCAAGGTGTGGACAAATTGGAATCCTTAGAGGAGTTGAATGTTAGTGGGTGCATTTCTATTGAAACAATACCATGTCTGTCAaaattgaagaacttgaagattCTATCAGCTGTCGACTGCTTGAAGTCATGA
- the LOC122642712 gene encoding disease resistance protein L6-like isoform X5: protein MYTFRFVGGFLILLLVKKLFDKRTASSAKGKNEASSSSSSATQEQDSSSLEFPSSGWGYEVFLSFRGEDTRTNFTDHLYNALLNLGIHTFRDNEKLRIGEKISPALRAAIHQSKIAIPIFSENYASSKWCLHELAEIVACRELRGVRQITVMPTFYHVDPSDVRNQTGSYEKAFRNYEKKFDQETVKGWKKALREVGELKGWDLEKIADGHEGKLIKLIVKEVWNELRKSPLTVSNNLVGINSHVEEMMKLLNIGSIDTQIVGIHGLGGIGKTTIARCVYNTIYHHFEGCSFIANARETFQQRGLVHLQSQLVMNILNIGNPNISSVDQGIDVIRRRLSNKKVLIVLDDVDGNIDLNAIIGNHDWFGFGSRIIITTRDKHILDVHAVDETYEPNEMNSNQSLQLFIKHAFKMDQPSEHYLKLSKEVVKTTGGLPLALEVIGSFLFHRGESAWKDTVKKLTKIPNDEVQKKLRISYDGLNYEEKEMFLDIACFFIGMNKNIVCYIWHGCDFFPEAGIEDLLLKSLVKIDENNELRMHDQLQDLGREIVRQENFKELGERSRLWSHEEALEVLSTQMGTRKVEGLRIVLNSWGNSQCLMSEGFAAMTKLRLLHVDYAKVAGNFVHSFSELRWLSWKRCPIEFTPTNPRKLAVLDLSYSDITESWMGWNHIKVAETLKVLNLSGCNELSQTPDFSANLHLEVLILEDCKQLATIDTSIGHLKKLVILNTKGCQSLTYLPTSICELSSLKTLDISHTRISQLPETLGRLEALTGLHADYSEVRLPNSIGHLRNLKTLSAQYCNIQQGGILDVIGRLSSLELLRLGGNRFHSLPATVSRLSLLQTLSLAPCTELQSLPELPSSLKSLDASSCALKSLPSLSNLTNLEVLCLNNCENLMEIPTAINALTRLESLSLIGCDNLQYIQHLPSGLTSLNADYCGNVREVSAFLDMRNLVKLCLSHCSRLAKIESLEGLDSLQQLNINYCGSLRKLPKLRGSKKLSYLEFGNVGLSEIEGLEGMYSLEKFIIKGCHLLIKIPNLSDSKLVVYIKIQYCRKLSEIESLEGLDSLEELSISSCPSLRKIKLPKKLRVLKINSCEELAEIEGLEDLESLTRFEFGICESIIRLPDLLHLKTLKHLHMRGLRNTMPLEIGCLEGLELLEELKISGGPLLKILPDISTLKNLKHMELKRCDCMESLSDLSNLNKLNQLWIEYCGKLTEIPRVDRLESLEVLRVVSCKSMESLPDLSNLKKLRQLHIKDCEKLTEIQGVGRLESLEELNVRGCISIETLPCLSKLKNLKTLSAVDCKKLTEVQGADELESLEELNVRGCVSIETLPCLSNLKKLKILSVANCKKLTEIQGADELESLEELNVRGCLSIETLPCLSKLKKLKILSVADCKKLTEIQGVDELESLELLNIRGCVSIETLPCLSKLKKLKILSAVGCKKLTEVQGVDKLESLEELNVSGCISIETIPCLSKLKNLKILSAVDCLKS, encoded by the exons atgtATACGTTTCGGTTTGTTGGGGGATTTCTCATCCTtcttcttgtaaagaaactctTCGACAAAAGAACTGCTTCTTCTGCAAAGGGAAAGAAcgaagcatcatcatcatcatcatctgccACACAAGAGCAGGATTCCTCTTCTTTAGAGTTCCCCTCTTCTGGGTGGGGTTACGAGGTGTTCTTGAGCTTTAGAGGTGAAGACACTCGAACCAACTTCACAGACCACCTCTACAACGCTCTACTCAATCTTGGAATCCACACGTTCAGAGACAATGAAAAACTCCGAATTGGAGAAAAGATAAGTCCGGCACTTCGCGCTGCGATCCACCAGTCCAAAATTGCCATACCCATCTTCTCAGAAAACTATGCTTCCAGCAAATGGTGTCTTCATGAGCTTGCCGAGATCGTGGCGTGCAGGGAACTGAGGGGCGTACGACAAATAACTGTGATGCCCACTTTCTATCATGTAGATCCATCGGATGTTCGAAACCAGACTGGAAGCTATGAGAAGGCTTTTCGAAACTATGAGAAGAAATTCGATCAGGAGACTGTAAAGGGGTGGAAGAAAGCTCTGAGAGAAGTTGGTGAATTGAAAGGATGGGATCTGGAGAAGATTGCTGATGG GCATGAAGGGAAGTTAATAAAGTTAATTGTTAAAGAGGTTTGGAATGAATTGAGAAAGAGCCCCTTGACTGTTTCTAACAACTTGGTTGGAATCAATTCTCATGTAGAAGAAATGATGAAGTTGCTAAACATTGGCTCTATTGATACACAGATTGTGGGTATCCATGGCTTAGGTGGCATTGGTAAGACAACAATTGCCAGGTGTGTTTACAATACAATCTATCATCACTTTGAAGGATGTAGCTTTATAGCAAATGCTCGAGAAACTTTCCAACAAAGGGGACTTGTCCATTTGCAAAGTCAACTTGTCATGAATATCTTGAACATAGGGAATCCAAACATTTCTAGTGTTGATCAAGGAATTGATGTGATAAGGCGAAGATTATCTAATAAGAAAGTTCTTATTGTTCTTGATGATGTAGATGGAAATATTGATTTAAATGCAATAATCGGGAACCatgattggtttggttttggaagTAGGATTATTATTACAACCAGGGACAAGCATATCTTAGATGTTCATGCAGTAGATGAAACCTACGAGCCCAATGAAATGAATTCAAACCAATCTCTTCAACTTTTCATCAAACATGCCTTCAAAATGGACCAACCTTCAGAACATTATTTGAAGCTCTCAAAAGAAGTGGTGAAAACTACTGGAGGACTTCctttggcacttgaggttaTAGGTTCATTTTTATTTCACAGAGGAGAATCAGCATGGAAAGACACGGTGAAGAAGTTGACAAAAATTCCAAATGATGAAGTGCAAAAGAAGTTGAGAATAAGTTATGATGGATTAAATTATGAGGAGAAAGAGATGTTTCTTGATATTGCTTGTTTTTTCATTGGAATGAATAAGAATATTGTGTGTTACATATGGCATGGCTGTGATTTTTTCCCTGAAGCAGGAATTGAGGATCTTCTCCTAAAGTCATTGGTTAAGATCGATGAAAACAATGAGTTAAGGATGCATGATCAACTTCAAGATCTCGGAAGGGAAATTGTTCGTCAAGAAAACTTTAAGGAGCTTGGGGAACGTAGTAGGTTGTGGTCGCATGAGGAGGCATTGGAAGTATTGAGTACTCAAATG GGAACTAGGAAAGTTGAAGGACTCCGTATTGTCTTAAACTCCTGGGGAAATAGCCAATGTTTGATGAGTGAAGGATTTGCTGCAATGACTAAACTAAGGTTACTTCATGTCGATTATGCCAAGGTTGCTGGAAACTTTGTGCATTCTTTTTCAGAACTTAGATGGCTTAGTTGGAAAAGATGCCCTATagaattcacaccaaccaatccaAGGAAATTGGCTGTTCTTGATCTGTCATATAGTGACATCACAGAAAGCTGGATGGGTTGGAACCATATCAAG GTGGCAGAAACTCTAAAAGTTCTAAACCTCAGTGGGTGTAATGAACTATCCCAAACTCCTGACTTTTCAGCAAATCTACATTTGGAGGTATTGATTCTTGAAGACTGTAAACAATTGGCTACAATTGACACATCTATCGGTCATCTTAAGAAGTTAGTCATATTGAACACGAAGGGTTGCCAGAGTCTAACGTATCTCCCAACCAGCATTTGTGAGTTGAGTTCTCTCAAAACACTTGACATTAGTCATACAAGAATCAGCCAGTTGCCAGAAACATTGGGCCGCTTGGAGGCCTTAACAGGGCTTCACGCTGACTATTCTGAAGTACGGCTGCCTAATTCAATAGGTCATCTGAGAAACCTCAAGACCTTAAGTGCTCAATATTGTAATATCCAGCAAGGAGGGATTCTTGATGTTATTGGGAGACTATCCTCATTGGAACTCTTGAGGTTAGGGGGAAACCGATTTCATAGCCTACCAGCAACAGTTTCTAGACTTTCTTTGCTCCAAACACTTTCTTTAGCGCCGTGTACGGAACTTCAATCACTCCCAGAGCTTCCTTCTAGTTTGAAATCTTTAGATGCTTCGAGTTGTGCATTGAAATCACTCCCAAGTCTGTCAAATCTGACAAATTTAGAGGTATTGTGCCTTAATAACTGTGAGAATCTGATGGAGATACCAACTGCAATCAATGCTCTTACAAGGCTGGAGTCACTCAGTTTAATAGGATGCGATAATCTTCAATACATCCAACATCTTCCCTCAGGTCTGACAAGCTTAAATGCTGATTACTGTGGAAATGTGAGAGAAGTATCCGCTTTCTTGGACATGAGAAATTTAGTGAAATTATGTCTTAGTCATTGCTCTAGGCTAGCAAAAATTGAAAGCCTTGAGGGATTAGATTCCCTGCAGCAGTTGAACATAAATTACTGTGGATCATTGAGAAAATTGCCAAAACTTCGGGGTTCGAAAAAATTGAGCTACTTAGAGTTTGGGAATGTAGGCTTATCTGAGATTGAAGGCCTTGAGGGAATGTACTCCCTGGAAAAGTTTATTATCAAGGGGTGccatttattaataaaaattccaaatttGTCAGACTCAAAACTTGTTGTGTACATAAAAATCCAATATTGTCGGAAGTTATCTGAGATTGAGAGCCTTGAGGGATTGGACTCCCTGGAGGAACTGTCTATATCATCTTGCCCATCATTGAGAAAGATAAAACTTCCCAAAAAACTGAGGGTATTAAAAATTAATTCATGTGAGGAGTTAGCTGAGATTGAGGGTCTTGAAGATTTGGAATCTTTGACAAGATTTGAGTTCGGTATCTGTGAATCAATCATAAGATTACCAGACTTATTGCACTTGAAGACGTTGAAGCATTTACATATGCGTGGCCTCAGAAACACAATGCCACTAGAGATTGGTTGCCTTGAGGGATTGGAGTTATTGGAAGAATTAAAAATTAGTGGAGGCCCATTATTGAAAATATTACCGGATATCTCAACCTTGAAGAACCTGAAACATATGGAACTTAAAAGGTGTGATTGCATGGAAAGCTTATCTGATCTATCAAACTTAAACAAGTTAAACCAACTATGGATTGAGTATTGTGGGAAATTAACCGAGATCCCAAGGGTTGACAGATTGGAGTCCTTGGAAGTATTACGAGTGGTTAGTTGCAAATCAATGGAATCATTACCAGATTTGTCCAACTTAAAAAAACTACGGCAATTACACATCAAAGATTGTGAGAAGTTAACTGAGATTCAGGGAGTTGGTAGGTTGGAATCATTAGAAGAGTTGAATGTTCGTGGGTGCATTTCTATTGAAACATTACCATGTCTATCAAagttgaagaacttgaagactCTATCAGCTGTCGACTGCAAGAAGTTAACCGAGGTCCAAGGTGCAGACGAATTGGAATCCTTAGAGGAGTTGAATGTTCGTGGGTGCGTTTCTATTGAAACATTACCATGTCTGTCAAACTTAAAGAAGTTGAAGATTCTATCAGTTGCCAACTGCAAGAAGTTAACCGAGATTCAAG GTGCGGACGAATTGGAATCCTTAGAGGAGTTGAATGTTCGTGGGTGCCTTTCTATTGAAACATTACCATGTTTGTCAAAGTTAAAGAAGTTGAAGATTCTATCAGTTGCTGACTGCAAGAAGTTAACCGAGATCCAAGGTGTGGACGAATTGGAATCCCTAGAGTTGTTGAATATTCGTGGGTGTGTTTCTATTGAAACATTACCATGTCTATCAAAGTTAAAGAAGTTAAAGATTTTATCAGCTGTCGGCTGCAAGAAGTTAACCGAGGTCCAAGGTGTGGACAAATTGGAATCCTTAGAGGAGTTGAATGTTAGTGGGTGCATTTCTATTGAAACAATACCATGTCTGTCAaaattgaagaacttgaagattCTATCAGCTGTCGACTGCTTGAAGTCATGA